In Megalobrama amblycephala isolate DHTTF-2021 unplaced genomic scaffold, ASM1881202v1 scaffold434, whole genome shotgun sequence, a single genomic region encodes these proteins:
- the LOC125261579 gene encoding uncharacterized protein LOC125261579: MNAVNSVQLFLLVWTFTSVCRADVDDISVNCKNVTGTVKKEVNFTCRVFLKHSECCITKYKFQYPEKYNDQQSTICREEFPQDSCEQRNSFTCRHTPTTAMMRQFRFFVQTMSGMKRTEFTVNITEPSKHETVTEDLETPSPTGGHSESRKGDNTRSTGTVVAAVMGCFFIIIIIMIIMYKRKPNYFKSSRLQKWVFLGRRQEQSPQNEINITDSTV, encoded by the exons ATGAATGCTGTAAATTCTGTGCAACTGTTCCTTCTGGTTTGGACCTTTACTTCTGTCTGTCGAGCTGATGTTG ATGACATCAGTGTAAACTGTAAGAATGTGACTGGAACTGTGAAGAAAGAAGTAAATTTCACCTGCAGAGTCTTTCTGAAGCACTCTGAATGCTGCATTACAAAGTATAAGTTTCAATACCCTGAAAAATATAATGATCAACAATCAACAATCTGTAGAGAAGAGTTTCCTCAGGACTCCTGTGAACAGAGAAACAGCTTCACATGCAGACACACTCCAACTACAGCAATGATGAGACAATTCAGATTCTTTGTGCAAACAATGAGTGGAATGAAAAGAACAGAATTCACTGTGAACATAACAG AGCCCAGTAAACATGAAACTGTCACTGAAGATCTTG AGACACCATCACCAACAGGAGGGCATTCTGAATCAAGAAAAGGAGACAATACTCGATCTACTGGTACTGTCGTCGCTGCAGTCATGGGCtgtttcttcatcatcatcatcataatgaTCATCATGTACAAAAGGAAACCAAACTACTTCAAATCTAGCCGACTCCAGAAGTGGGTGTTTCTGGGCCGCAGACAAGAGCAAAGCCCACAAAATGAGATTAATATCACTGACTCAACAGTATGA